One genomic segment of Hordeum vulgare subsp. vulgare chromosome 2H, MorexV3_pseudomolecules_assembly, whole genome shotgun sequence includes these proteins:
- the LOC123428157 gene encoding UDP-glycosyltransferase 79-like, translating into METTSVVRADGDGGGGHVLLLAFPEAQGHLNPMLQLGRRLAYYGLRPTLVTTRHLLATVPPPLPPFRVAAISDGFDDGGMAACPDFREYVHRLAAAGSETLEALFLSEAGAGRPVRVLVYDPHLPWAGRVARAAGVPTAALFSQPCAVDVVYGEVYAGRVGLPVVDGSALRGLLSVDLGPEDVPSFVAAPGSYRVLLDAVVGQFDGLEDADDVFVNSFHELETKEADYLASTWRVKTIGPMLPSFYLDDDRLPSNKTYGFDLFDDTSPCMAWLDRQLPSSVVYASYGTVADLDQAQLEEIGYGLCNSAKQFLWVVRSLDEHKLSQQLRDKCKERGLIVSWCPQLDVLSHKATGCFLTHCGWNSTTEAIVTGVPLLAMPQWTDQPTTAKYIESAWGIGVRVHRDKEGIVRKEEVERCIREVLDGERKQEYMKNSDMWMTKAKEAMQKGGSSDKNIAEFAAKYSPTTS; encoded by the exons ATGGAGACAACTTCCGTCGTCCGAgcagacggcgacggcggcggcggccatgtcctcctcctcgccttCCCGGAGGCGCAGGGCCACCTCAACCCCATGCTGCAGCTCGGCCGCCGCCTCGCATACTACGGCCTCCGCCCCACGCTCGTCACCACGCGCCACCTCCTCGCCACCGTCCCGCCCCCTTTGCCCCCCTTCCGCGTCGCCGCCATCTCCGACGGCTTCGACGATGGCGGCATGGCAGCTTGCCCGGACTTCAGGGAGTACGTCCACCGTCTCGCGGCCGCGGGGTCTGAAACCCTCGAGGCGCTCTTCCTGTCCGAGGCCGGGGCGGGGAGGCCCGTACGCGTGCTCGTCTACGACCCGCACCTGCCCTGGGCGGGCCGCGTGGCTCGCGCCGCCGGCGTGCCGACGGCCGCGCTCTTTTCGCAGCCCTGCGCGGTGGACGTCGTCTACGGGGAGGTCTACGCGGGCCGCGTCGGCCTGCCGGTCGTGGACGGGAGCGCGCTCCGGGGCCTGCTGAGCGTCGACCTGGGGCCGGAGGACGTGCCGTCGTTCGTGGCAGCGCCGGGGTCGTACCGTGTGTTACTGGACGCGGTGGTCGGGCAGTTCGATGGGTTGGAGGACGCCGACGACGTGTTCGTCAACTCGTTCCATGAGCTCGAGACCAAG GAAGCAGACTACTTGGCATCAACATGGCGTGTGAAGACCATTGGCCCGATGCTGCCGTCCTTCTACCTGGACGACGATCGGTTGCCATCCAATAAGACTTATGGGTTCGACCTCTTTGACGACACATCACCGTGCATGGCATGGCTGGATAGGCAGCTCCCTTCCTCAGTGGTCTATGCCTCCTATGGGACTGTCGCTGACCTCGACCAAGCCCAGTTAGAGGAGATAGGCTATGGATTGTGCAATTCCGCCAAACAATTCCTTTGGGTTGTCAGGTCCCTTGATGAACACAAGTTGTCACAACAGCTCCGTGACAAGTGCAAGGAAAGGGGGCTAATTGTTTCATGGTGTCCCCAGCTTGATGTCTTATCTCACAAGGCCACAG GTTGTTTCTTAACTCACTGTGGATGGAACTCTACAACAGAAGCAATTGTTACAGGCGTACCACTTTTGGCAATGCCTCAGTGGACAGATCAACCAACTACAGCAAAGTACATTGAGAGTGCATGGGGGATTGGCGTGCGTGTGCATCGTGATAAAGAAGGTATAGTGCGGAAGGAAGAGGTAGAGAGGTGCATTAGAGAAGTCTTAGATGGTGAGAGGAAGCAGGAGTACATGAAGAATTCTGATATGTGGATGACAAAGGCTAAGGAGGCAATGCAGAAAGGAGGAAGCTCGGACAAGAATATTGCTGAGTTTGCGGCCAAGTATTCTCCAACTACAAGTTGA